In one window of Microcaecilia unicolor chromosome 9, aMicUni1.1, whole genome shotgun sequence DNA:
- the C9H12orf45 gene encoding uncharacterized protein C12orf45 homolog, with translation MLPPILNSPYSWQRVKMEGSGGDGDRKASRELLAVGCGAGLHEKLLVNSKHGKRKDTTLPIVKIPRSSILDRAQHFLPQMAQANDELAKEMATKPASHFDIETIEDTLDSFIEMNVAVIEMNESDTSSDEESSSEDSSQSDSDVCITEEVTQNNIRLPKQNGKGGKIEILESEKD, from the exons ATGCTCCCGCCCATTCTAAACTCTCCTTACTCCTGGCAGCGCGTGAAGATGGAGGGAAGCGGCGGAGATGGAGATAGAAAGGCCTCGCGGGAATTGCTGGCTGTGGGCTGTGGAGCAG GTCTTCACGAGAAGTTGCTGGTTAATTCAAAGCATGGGAAAAGAAAAGACACAACTTTGCCAATTGTTAAGATTCCAAGAAGCAGTA TTTTGGACCGAGCGCAGCATTTTCTACCACAGATGGCTCAAGCAAATGATGAACTGGCAAAAGAAATGGCAACAAAACCAGCGAGTCACTTTGATATTGAAACCATAGAGGACACGCTTGACAGCTTTATCGAGATG AATGTGGCTGTGATTGAAATGAATGAGTCTGATACTAGCAGTGATGAAGAGTCAAGCTCAGAAGACAGCTCACAGTCTGACAGCGATGTCTGCATCACTGAAGAGGTGACACAGAACAACATTCGACTGCCAAAACAGAATGGGAAAGGGGGGAAGATAGAAATTCTGGAAAGTGAAAAGGATTGA